The Pyxidicoccus sp. MSG2 DNA segment CAGGCTCATCGTCTCCTCGGCAACGGCCAGCGCGCTGGCGAAGAGCAGCCGGTCCTCGGTGAGGCGCCATGCCGCGCGGTCCTCGAACTCGCCGCCGGTGAGGCGGAACACGTCGCGTCCCAGGTGCTGGTTGAGGGCCGAGCGCTCCGCGTCCCCCAGCAGCGGAGAAGGCGCGTCCCGTCCGGGGAAGCGGCCCTCCGTCATGCCCGCGAGGAAGAGGTGGCGGAAGGTGCGGCCTGTCAACTCGGCCACGTCGAGCACCTCCACCGCGCCACTCCGAGGCCCTCGCGGTGGCAGGTGCGCGTCCGCCATGGCGTCGCGCAGCCACCGGCCGAAGGTGCGCCGCCGCAGCTTCGGCCCGCCGCCCACGGCCTTCATCGTCCGCAACAGCCCCTGCACACGCTGACGGAGCGCCTCGCGCGCGGCCTCGTCCCGTGCGCGCGCGTCCACGGCCCGGGCGCCCAGGCCACCTTCCTCGCGCGACTCCAGCGGCCCCTCGGTATCCACCAGTCCCAGCCGCTCCACGGCGTGCCACCACGCGGTGAGCAGCTCCCCGGTGGTGCCCTCCTCGGGGATGCGGCGGCAGAAGTCCACCAGCAGCATGCAGCGCTCGCGCAGCACCTGCACGGCGTGGACGCGGTTGCCGGCCTCCTTCTTCTGCGCGCCGTAGAGCGCGAGCAGCCGTCGGGCCAGCCCATCCAGGCGCACGTCATACGCGCCGCGGTTGCGCAGCGCGCCCAGCTTGTCATCGCGCACGGCGGCGAGGGCGAAGAGGCTCGCGGGCGCGTCCGGACCTCCGCGCGACAGCGTGGGCGCGTAGCGGCTGCCCACCAACTCCGCGACGCGCTCGGCGGGGAAGCCGTCCTCCACCAGCGTCGGCAAATCCAACGCGAGCCGCACCGGGCCGGCCAGGGCCAGCGGCTCGCCCCAGGGCAGGCGCACCGGCACGCCCAGCTCGCCCAGCGACTCCGCGAGCCACCCGGCCTCCGGCCCCGGCTCGCGCCACGCAATCGCGATGTCCCCGGGCGAGGCCCCTTCCGCGATGAGCCGCCGCACGTCGCGGGCGACGAGGCGCGCCTCCTCGCGAGCCGTGGCCGCGCTCCACACGCGCAGGGCAGGCACGGCGTCCTTCAGCACGTCGCGCGGGGCGCGCGGCGAGAAGAGGTGGCGCCCCAGGTCGATGAAGGGCCGGCCCTCGAAGGTGACGTCCGCCTTGAAGAGGTCCACGTGCGGCAGCGTCTCGCCGCGGTTCTCGAAGGCGCGGAAGAGGGCCGCCAGCGCCGCGTCCGCCGCGGGCGAGCCTCCCACCGGCGTCTCCACCCGCAGCGTCACCCGCCGCGACTCGCACGCCGCCACCAGCGACAGCAGCAGCTCCAGCCCGGACGGACGCACGTCGTAGATGCCGTGCAGCACGAGCGCGCCCACGCCCTCCCAGCCCACCGGCCAGGCTCCGCTGGCCAGGGCCTCGCGAGCACCGCGCATCACGTCCTCGCGGTCCGCCAGCCCCAGCTCCGCCATCTTCTGCTCGTACAGGTGATACAGGCGGGCGAGCACCCGGCCCCTCTTCTGCCGGTCCGGCGGCAGCACCTCCACCGCGTCCTGCAGCTCGCGCGCGGTGAGGCGGCCGGCCTTCAGGTCCAACACCACGTCCAGCGCGGCGCGGGCAAAGGCGGGCTCGCGCACGTACTCGCCGAACGGTGTGGGCCCCAGGGCGGGCCCCAGCGAGGCCACCACCGTGCGAGCGGCCATCGCCGGGCACGGCCGCCGGTTCAGCTCACGCGCGCCGCCCAGCGCATTCAGCAGCTCGTCCCAGGTGAGCAGGTTGGCGCCCACCGACAGCCCGCTCGCATCCCCTCCGGCACGCAGCGCTGCCTGGCGCCGGCCGGCATCGGGGTACACGTGGAGGGTGCGGCCGGGACGGGGGGGCATTCGGGAGCGGATTGTAGAACGACCGGGCGGGTGGCTTTCATGCTCCTTTACGAGCCCGCCGCCCAGGTCCTTTCAACGCTCGCCTGTCTGCCCTGCTCGGGAAGAGTGACTTCCCGGACTTCTCAAATGAGCGCGGCGGCATTCGGACGGGACTCAGCCGTGGGCAGGTGCCGCGGCGTCGACGTAGAACAGCATCCGCGTGACGAACCGGAAGCCGACGCGCTCGTAGAGGCGGCCGGCTTCCTCGGTGATGGTGCTCAGGAACAGCACCTCCACGCCCCGCGAGAAGGCCTCCTCCGCCGCGCGCGAGACGAGCGCCGCGCCGATGCCACGCCCCCGCCACTCCTGGAGCGTCGCCACGCCCGCGAGCTCGGTGGTGCCCTGATGGGGTGAGGAGAACTGCCCGCCCGACACCGGACGCCCGTCCATCCTCGCGAGGAATGCGCGGCCGTCCTTCAGGTCCTCGAGCGTCTTCGAGACCTCCTCGTCGCCCACCGTCACCGTCTCCCCCGGGCTGAAGCCCTGGCGTGTGGTGACGCAGAAGTCGCGGACCTCCTCGCGAGGCGAATCCGGCGAGAGCACCGTGAGCGTGAGCCTCTCCGGCCCCTTGAAGGGGACGTAGGTGTCGCGCGTGCAGGCCATGAGCCGGGCCTCGGCCTCCTGGCGGTAGCCAGCGGCGCTCAGCATGCCGGCCAGCTCGGGGGCGAGTGCGTCGACGTACTCGAAGCGGGGCACGCGCTGGCGTGCCTCGAACTCGGTGCGGAGCTTCCGCAGCGCCTCGCGCGTGTCACCCGTCACCGGCCCGTCGGGGATGACGTAGTTCAGATAGACCATCGCGTCGAACGGATGGAAGTAGGCGGTGAAGGGCGGGACGGGAACGGAGGTGTATCGCTCCCTCGCGGCGTGGCGCATCGACTCCTGCAGGCGTTCGATGAGGTTCATGGCCGCGCACCGTAACAGGGCGGTGCCGCGCCCGCGCTACGGCGTGAAGCGATGGACGAGCTCCAATTGCGAGAGCGTCGGATGCGAGAATCCCGCTCCGAGGAAGAAGCGGTCGCACAGTCCCTCCGGGACGATGGCGCCCGCCGCGATGGGCTTGCCCGGCCACGCCGCCGCCAGCGCGCGGAGCAGCCTGCGTCCGAACCCCTTCCCTCGCGCCTCCGGCTCCACGGCGATGGCGCGCAGCGCGAGCGTAGGCGCGGAGACATCCCCGAGCACCGCCACCGCGGGCCCGAGCCGGAACGCCCGCGCGGGAAGTGCGAGCCCCGCCACCGTGGAAGGAGCCATCTGCCAGGGCAGGTTGTCGGGAAGCAACCGCGCGCAGGCCAGGGGCTCCACCTCCTCCAGGGCAGCAGGCTCCGGTGATGGCGTCCCCACGAAGCCCACCAGGCGACGCTCGCGCTGGAAGCCCAGACGCACATAGAGCTTCACCGCGGGCGCATTCTGCTCGATGACCTCCAGCACCATGCGCGTGTCCCCGCGGGCACGCGCCTCCTCCAGCAGCGGCAACAGCATGGACGCACCCAGCTTGCGATTCCGATGCGAGGGCACGATGCCCATGCCAGCGACGCGGCTCACCCTTCCCCGCCGCGCCATCAACACCAGGCCCACCGGCTCACCGTCCACCCGCGCGATGCGGCTGTCCGCCAGGGAGATGTGCTCCGTCCTCACGCGCGCGTCGAACAGCACTGGCGCGTCGGGAATGGTGACGAAGTAGCCCTCGAACGAGCGGGCGAAGAGCGTGGAGAGGGCGCGCGGCGAGAAGTCCGAAGCGGGCGTGAGTTCCATGAAGTCTTTCCAGGCGTGAGACAGCGGCGGGTCTATCAAATCCTCACGTCCCCGAGCGACGCTTCCCCACCCGCTCCCACGGAGGTGTGCCCGCGTACCGCTCCGCGAGGAAGGAGACGAAGGCCTTCACCTTCGACGGCACCAGCCGGCCCGGCGGGTGCACCGCGAAGATGCCGGTGTCTGGCACCGACCAGCCCTCCAGCACCCGCACGAGCCTCCCGGCGCGCAGGTCCTCCGCGATGAGGAACGTGGCGAGCATGGTGACCCCACAGCCCGCCACCGCCGCCAGTCGCAGTGCCTCGGCGTTGTCCGCGACGAGCACCGGACGGCCTTTCGCCGCCACCTGCTCGTCCCCCCGGTGGAGGTTCCACACCTGCCCGTCCGAGAGCGGGCTGAAGTAGAGGCAGGGCTGGTGGGCGAGGTCCTCGGGCTTCGCCAGCGGCCGGCGGCCCCGGAGGTAGGAAGGGGCCGCGCAGAGGATGCGGTGGTTCGTCGCGAGCCGGCGCACGACGAGGCTCGAATCCGTGAGCGTGCCGATGCGGATGGCCACGTCGAAGCCCTCCTGCACGAGGTCCACGTAGTGGTCC contains these protein-coding regions:
- a CDS encoding PD-(D/E)XK nuclease family protein, translated to MPPRPGRTLHVYPDAGRRQAALRAGGDASGLSVGANLLTWDELLNALGGARELNRRPCPAMAARTVVASLGPALGPTPFGEYVREPAFARAALDVVLDLKAGRLTARELQDAVEVLPPDRQKRGRVLARLYHLYEQKMAELGLADREDVMRGAREALASGAWPVGWEGVGALVLHGIYDVRPSGLELLLSLVAACESRRVTLRVETPVGGSPAADAALAALFRAFENRGETLPHVDLFKADVTFEGRPFIDLGRHLFSPRAPRDVLKDAVPALRVWSAATAREEARLVARDVRRLIAEGASPGDIAIAWREPGPEAGWLAESLGELGVPVRLPWGEPLALAGPVRLALDLPTLVEDGFPAERVAELVGSRYAPTLSRGGPDAPASLFALAAVRDDKLGALRNRGAYDVRLDGLARRLLALYGAQKKEAGNRVHAVQVLRERCMLLVDFCRRIPEEGTTGELLTAWWHAVERLGLVDTEGPLESREEGGLGARAVDARARDEAAREALRQRVQGLLRTMKAVGGGPKLRRRTFGRWLRDAMADAHLPPRGPRSGAVEVLDVAELTGRTFRHLFLAGMTEGRFPGRDAPSPLLGDAERSALNQHLGRDVFRLTGGEFEDRAAWRLTEDRLLFASALAVAEETMSLSFAMEAAGGQEQVPSAFLEEVRRLTALKWTPRSLPPIPPLDEVLTEAELRRCVALEALAQPKLRVTEPDAAAPLLKRQFEKEPWYTGARELSLVEVERLFFFGDPNRQPGPYSGSVDANTLRESLRETFRFDLTRPLSASALARFGNCGFQGFLTYGLKVSEPDQPGEEFDARGRGTFWHRVVEEVFKSLKEHELLGKAPEDVPDAVLDAALKSAIKHFEKFHHVGHPALWKLAHERARAMARRILVDERRGLPFDKMVPEGFELQFGPAAQDDKWRNVILPIGGDAIVFEGKIDRLDMSGGDVGVIDYKSGRLDKRALKEKLLTSDFQLPLYLYAARESGHKEAKQAAWFSLRTGATIHLSEVVSAQEMDELLSTDPEVRTQVAEKNGLNLPNAVESLVNTLREGRFAARPQDCGTCGFRAVCRITERRMTEEGG
- a CDS encoding GNAT family N-acetyltransferase — its product is MNLIERLQESMRHAARERYTSVPVPPFTAYFHPFDAMVYLNYVIPDGPVTGDTREALRKLRTEFEARQRVPRFEYVDALAPELAGMLSAAGYRQEAEARLMACTRDTYVPFKGPERLTLTVLSPDSPREEVRDFCVTTRQGFSPGETVTVGDEEVSKTLEDLKDGRAFLARMDGRPVSGGQFSSPHQGTTELAGVATLQEWRGRGIGAALVSRAAEEAFSRGVEVLFLSTITEEAGRLYERVGFRFVTRMLFYVDAAAPAHG
- a CDS encoding GNAT family N-acetyltransferase codes for the protein MELTPASDFSPRALSTLFARSFEGYFVTIPDAPVLFDARVRTEHISLADSRIARVDGEPVGLVLMARRGRVSRVAGMGIVPSHRNRKLGASMLLPLLEEARARGDTRMVLEVIEQNAPAVKLYVRLGFQRERRLVGFVGTPSPEPAALEEVEPLACARLLPDNLPWQMAPSTVAGLALPARAFRLGPAVAVLGDVSAPTLALRAIAVEPEARGKGFGRRLLRALAAAWPGKPIAAGAIVPEGLCDRFFLGAGFSHPTLSQLELVHRFTP
- a CDS encoding LysR family transcriptional regulator — encoded protein: MERAALRDRLEDMLSFTAVARALSFADAARELGISASALSRRIARLEDALGTALLRRTTRHVSLTEAGTLYLERCGDVLTRVEDAEALVSGLAGEPRGRLRVAVPNLFGQLQVAPLLPDFLRRYPRIGLEFSFMDHYVDLVQEGFDVAIRIGTLTDSSLVVRRLATNHRILCAAPSYLRGRRPLAKPEDLAHQPCLYFSPLSDGQVWNLHRGDEQVAAKGRPVLVADNAEALRLAAVAGCGVTMLATFLIAEDLRAGRLVRVLEGWSVPDTGIFAVHPPGRLVPSKVKAFVSFLAERYAGTPPWERVGKRRSGT